Proteins co-encoded in one Zymomonas mobilis subsp. mobilis ATCC 10988 genomic window:
- a CDS encoding M23 family metallopeptidase — MITAALLTHPASHITFLPPESEAVAPIIKSNPQKTPLSTAIVGMDHFFPAPSQTGIMPTQSEVMLSPTAPIRYLKKENGIALSRIFEKAGLSTQEAQEIDKLISSNIPDNNIGEDTAFHFITLPPASPLQAHRLSHLNFQASFDSMVNIDREKDGFKLTKYPIPFTTRPIKFSFSVEKNIREDSRIAGIPTSLASKIEELLKKQLTNPRLFIRHQTRLDIVLNQRENSLGEKEIGDPLYIALTQSHTSDTKKPIAQLRLFKWEKDGQSYWLDDKGQAPLVSVNNFILPVAGRITSPFGYRFHPILGFGRLHKGIDISSSYGTPIKAASTGRVIFAGRKSGYGNFALIDHGQGIETAYAHMSCLHVHQGQSVSQGQVIGQIGTSGLSTGPHLHYELHYNSVPVNPDHFVQTAHYQLTGQDLTAFKKRTAEMLALADSTSKQS, encoded by the coding sequence TTGATTACCGCTGCATTATTGACCCATCCGGCAAGCCATATCACTTTTCTCCCGCCAGAAAGTGAAGCGGTTGCCCCCATCATCAAATCCAACCCACAAAAAACACCTTTATCGACGGCGATTGTCGGGATGGATCATTTCTTTCCGGCACCGTCTCAAACCGGCATTATGCCGACCCAAAGCGAGGTCATGCTTTCACCGACAGCGCCCATCCGTTATCTTAAAAAAGAAAATGGGATAGCGCTTAGTCGGATATTCGAGAAAGCCGGACTTTCAACCCAAGAAGCGCAAGAAATTGATAAATTGATCTCAAGCAACATCCCCGACAACAACATCGGGGAAGATACCGCTTTTCATTTTATTACCCTGCCGCCCGCCAGCCCGTTACAAGCGCATCGTCTTAGTCATCTGAATTTTCAGGCTTCTTTTGACAGTATGGTCAATATTGATCGCGAAAAAGACGGGTTCAAACTAACAAAATACCCGATCCCTTTTACGACCCGCCCTATAAAATTCAGTTTTTCGGTTGAAAAAAACATACGGGAAGATAGCCGAATAGCGGGAATCCCGACATCACTGGCTTCTAAAATAGAAGAATTACTCAAAAAACAGCTTACGAATCCTCGCCTGTTTATCCGTCACCAAACACGGCTGGATATCGTCTTGAACCAGCGGGAAAATAGCTTGGGTGAGAAAGAAATTGGCGACCCACTTTATATTGCTTTGACGCAAAGCCATACGTCCGACACAAAAAAACCGATAGCACAACTCCGACTTTTCAAATGGGAAAAAGACGGACAAAGCTACTGGCTGGACGATAAAGGACAGGCACCGCTTGTCAGCGTCAATAATTTCATTCTTCCGGTCGCGGGGCGGATAACCTCCCCCTTCGGATATCGCTTTCACCCTATTTTAGGCTTTGGCCGTCTCCATAAAGGCATTGATATCAGCAGCAGCTATGGAACGCCTATCAAAGCGGCTTCAACCGGTCGGGTTATTTTTGCGGGTCGCAAATCAGGCTATGGTAATTTTGCGCTTATCGATCATGGACAGGGCATTGAAACCGCCTATGCGCATATGAGCTGCCTTCATGTTCATCAAGGACAGAGTGTCTCACAAGGCCAAGTAATCGGACAAATCGGGACAAGTGGCCTTTCAACAGGCCCCCATCTCCATTACGAACTGCATTACAATTCTGTGCCGGTCAATCCTGATCATTTTGTCCAAACGGCACATTATCAGTTAACAGGACAAGACCTAACCGCCTTTAAGAAAAGAACCGCAGAAATGCTTGCCTTAGCTGATTCCACTTCCAAGCAAAGCTAA
- a CDS encoding 5-formyltetrahydrofolate cyclo-ligase, translating to MSVASSSLFSVSDLLKEGDTSDNMQPTASLADKKSLRKLFRQRRKALADHPSWKADGLIFTLMLAEHIRSHFGKARSISAYLPNDGEVDPLPIFLQAIDAGITPLLPRIVEKDAPLDFHRWWPGDPLEEKNGGILQPVAESEKIVPDIILTPLVGFDRSLRRLGRGGGYYDRSFKAYPDAIRIGVAWSIQEAEAIPVEAWDMPLHAVATEKEWIGF from the coding sequence GTGTCCGTTGCGTCGTCTTCCCTTTTCTCTGTTTCTGATCTTCTGAAAGAAGGGGATACATCGGATAATATGCAGCCAACAGCGTCATTGGCTGATAAAAAATCCCTGCGGAAATTATTTCGTCAGCGTCGGAAGGCTTTGGCTGATCATCCTTCTTGGAAAGCTGATGGCTTGATTTTTACGCTGATGTTGGCTGAACACATCCGCAGTCATTTCGGAAAAGCACGTTCTATTTCGGCTTATTTGCCCAATGATGGTGAAGTCGACCCTTTGCCTATTTTCTTGCAGGCGATTGATGCCGGTATCACGCCTTTATTGCCGAGAATTGTTGAAAAAGACGCGCCTCTTGATTTTCATCGCTGGTGGCCGGGTGACCCTTTGGAAGAGAAAAATGGCGGTATTTTGCAGCCGGTTGCAGAATCTGAAAAAATAGTGCCGGATATTATTTTAACGCCCCTAGTCGGTTTTGATCGCTCTTTGCGCCGTTTGGGGCGAGGCGGGGGCTATTATGACCGCAGTTTCAAGGCCTATCCCGATGCCATTCGGATCGGCGTAGCTTGGAGTATTCAAGAGGCAGAGGCTATTCCGGTTGAAGCTTGGGATATGCCCCTTCATGCGGTTGCGACCGAAAAAGAATGGATAGGTTTTTAG
- the rplU gene encoding 50S ribosomal protein L21, which produces MFAIVRTGGKQYRVAAGDKIVVEKIAGEAGTTVSLEDVLLAGEGADLQPVKGLTVSAEIIAQAKAEKVIVFKKRRRHNYRRRNGHRQQHTILKIVSVGNAAA; this is translated from the coding sequence ATGTTCGCTATCGTGCGCACCGGCGGGAAGCAATACCGCGTCGCCGCTGGAGACAAAATTGTTGTCGAAAAAATCGCCGGCGAGGCGGGAACGACAGTTTCGCTTGAAGATGTCCTGCTTGCCGGTGAGGGTGCTGATCTCCAGCCCGTCAAAGGTTTGACGGTTTCAGCCGAGATCATTGCTCAGGCTAAGGCGGAAAAAGTCATCGTCTTCAAGAAACGTCGCCGCCATAACTACCGTCGCCGTAACGGCCACCGTCAGCAGCATACAATCCTCAAGATTGTATCAGTCGGTAACGCCGCTGCTTAA
- a CDS encoding autotransporter outer membrane beta-barrel domain-containing protein — protein MINLRRIITRFFLASCVFYPHALHATEIPLDIINEVEDGFSFTRLGINAGVNNGDPKEYLFDTGSDSFNIAVGMNNSGTMPSWFPQTGTAVSSPYGYMYGDGTYGYLQSDTSVSNIQFYNSTTGSKIANYDTSAGLGVALIQASIATENRLNPNDIGQQISPDTAGLDPSQAYYQDLSWQQSLDAGKAPDENHFYGIMGAGDFIYRGDNGGVPGQLTKSGYIVEANGTTTTPGDCGASCLIVGLTPALRAQFFTQVPWRGIIGSFPLSGANAGRQFDAMFQYALDNGQNTKGMPTLLDSGTPMIIVGSNDLLGQAIDAGATGSDGYINDVDPGHILNITGNVPNGQTVSVVTGDGSQGDQTNVLTLGSNIYTPKNYTLEGVSFFLQNAVMYDLENAVTGYTPFYVSDYNFTNGLDVSSDMGALGLAGVISGSKDVNIHEGGIAYLTNNNSYTGATNIAEKGWLGIGGTGSISQSAVVNVAGSFDIAHSETGQNIRSLSGSGQVVLGDNTLLLSQAQDTFSGSIRDDYAEGSTRAAMVPVPILTGGENQTHGGVIIGGGQEIFSGNNSYSGKTGVAAAAQLILTGRLDKSQVENAGRFENNGETTAIVNSTGIVSGNGLFAGGLTVKQGIVTPGAVLNNGGGNMHVSHNLVLDSAATYLTQIGSNSASMIAVEGKAEINNATLVSLATSEAGRPKLGQNYTILTASDGISGQFGAVKSDLTGNALYPFLTTGVDYQSNIVSLEIERSNIAFTNAAQSRNERNVATVLDAMSPTSSLALPVTLLDFAAARNAFNSLSGEIHASARTALIQNATEIRDMAINRMRAADCIPGASTEKTANRDGQSTGATCDSDQGQTLWMQSYGNWSHNSHSANAAGMSNSVGGFVLGGETSLIPNWHIGGLVGYGHSGFSVSERASSGHSNNVTLGGYANTHWDRLGLRMGATYTWDRLATRRKVLYADFTDQQSSRYNGGTVQAFADIGYRFDIGRVMVEPFGNAAYINQHTNAFRESGGAAALSGHALSSNMAYATFGSRLASRVTLGKSTVLTPNATIGYRHAFGTITSSIKENFLNQTADFNVSGVPLAENSAMVSVGLQAQVKNRLQLGLSYSGQYSAHYSSSGLKGNISWIF, from the coding sequence ATGATAAATTTAAGACGGATTATAACCCGTTTTTTTCTAGCGAGTTGTGTTTTCTACCCACATGCTTTGCATGCAACTGAAATACCGCTCGATATTATCAATGAAGTAGAAGACGGATTTTCTTTTACCCGCTTAGGCATCAATGCCGGTGTTAATAACGGAGACCCAAAAGAATATCTTTTCGATACCGGCTCGGATTCCTTTAATATTGCAGTCGGCATGAATAACAGTGGCACGATGCCCAGCTGGTTTCCACAAACCGGTACCGCCGTATCCAGTCCTTACGGCTATATGTATGGCGATGGCACTTATGGCTATCTGCAATCCGATACATCGGTTTCAAATATCCAATTTTATAACAGCACAACAGGCAGCAAAATAGCCAATTATGACACCTCAGCAGGTCTAGGTGTCGCTCTTATTCAAGCCTCTATTGCTACCGAGAACCGATTAAATCCTAACGACATCGGGCAACAGATTTCACCCGACACGGCAGGATTGGATCCTTCACAGGCCTATTATCAAGATTTGTCATGGCAACAATCACTGGACGCTGGGAAAGCGCCTGATGAAAATCATTTCTATGGGATTATGGGTGCTGGTGATTTCATTTATCGCGGTGATAATGGTGGCGTTCCCGGCCAACTTACAAAAAGCGGCTATATTGTCGAAGCCAATGGCACCACAACAACCCCGGGGGATTGCGGAGCAAGCTGTCTTATCGTTGGATTAACACCTGCCTTAAGAGCGCAATTCTTCACCCAAGTGCCTTGGCGGGGCATCATCGGCAGCTTTCCGTTATCGGGAGCCAACGCCGGACGGCAATTTGATGCAATGTTCCAATATGCGCTTGATAACGGACAAAATACCAAAGGGATGCCGACCCTGCTGGATTCCGGAACACCAATGATTATCGTCGGCTCAAATGATTTACTGGGTCAGGCGATTGATGCAGGCGCAACAGGCAGCGATGGCTATATCAACGATGTTGACCCCGGTCATATATTAAACATTACCGGCAATGTCCCGAATGGTCAGACAGTTTCGGTTGTCACCGGTGATGGTTCCCAAGGCGATCAAACCAATGTCCTCACATTGGGCAGCAATATCTACACACCCAAGAATTACACCTTGGAAGGCGTTTCTTTCTTCTTACAAAATGCCGTGATGTATGATCTGGAAAATGCCGTAACAGGCTATACGCCTTTTTACGTATCGGATTATAATTTCACCAATGGGCTAGATGTCTCTTCTGACATGGGGGCATTGGGACTGGCCGGGGTCATCTCTGGCAGTAAAGATGTGAATATCCATGAGGGCGGTATCGCCTATCTGACCAATAACAACAGCTATACCGGTGCCACCAATATCGCTGAAAAAGGCTGGTTAGGTATTGGCGGTACGGGCAGCATATCCCAATCGGCGGTTGTTAATGTCGCGGGAAGTTTCGATATCGCTCATTCTGAAACCGGACAGAATATCCGCTCTTTATCTGGCAGCGGACAAGTCGTCTTAGGCGATAACACCCTATTGCTTAGTCAGGCACAAGATACCTTCTCCGGTTCTATTCGCGATGATTATGCCGAAGGCTCAACCCGTGCCGCGATGGTGCCGGTGCCTATTTTAACAGGCGGCGAAAACCAGACTCATGGTGGTGTTATCATTGGCGGCGGCCAAGAAATCTTCTCCGGCAATAACAGCTACAGCGGAAAAACCGGCGTGGCAGCGGCTGCCCAACTCATCTTGACAGGAAGATTGGACAAATCGCAGGTAGAAAATGCAGGCCGTTTTGAAAATAACGGCGAAACAACAGCCATTGTCAATTCAACCGGCATTGTCAGTGGTAACGGGCTTTTTGCTGGCGGTTTGACTGTAAAGCAAGGGATTGTCACACCGGGTGCCGTGCTCAACAATGGCGGCGGCAATATGCATGTTTCACACAATTTAGTGTTGGATAGTGCCGCGACCTATCTCACCCAAATAGGCAGCAATAGCGCCAGTATGATTGCTGTAGAGGGCAAGGCCGAAATCAATAACGCCACTCTTGTCAGCTTAGCCACTTCCGAAGCGGGGCGACCAAAATTAGGACAAAATTATACGATTTTGACCGCCTCGGACGGCATATCCGGTCAATTTGGAGCTGTCAAAAGCGACCTGACTGGCAATGCCCTTTACCCCTTCCTGACAACCGGCGTTGATTACCAGAGCAATATTGTCTCTCTTGAAATCGAACGAAGCAATATCGCTTTTACGAATGCCGCCCAAAGCCGAAATGAACGAAATGTTGCAACAGTACTTGATGCGATGTCCCCGACTTCCAGCTTGGCTCTACCGGTAACGCTACTTGATTTTGCAGCGGCACGGAATGCTTTCAATAGCCTGTCTGGTGAAATTCACGCCTCGGCAAGAACAGCGCTTATTCAAAATGCCACCGAGATCAGGGATATGGCCATCAACCGGATGCGGGCAGCCGACTGTATTCCTGGGGCATCCACTGAAAAAACTGCCAATCGGGATGGCCAATCTACAGGAGCGACCTGCGACAGCGATCAAGGCCAAACACTTTGGATGCAATCCTACGGCAATTGGAGCCATAACAGCCACAGCGCCAATGCCGCTGGAATGAGTAATTCCGTCGGCGGCTTTGTTCTCGGTGGTGAAACCTCGCTTATCCCGAATTGGCATATCGGTGGCTTGGTTGGCTACGGTCATTCCGGCTTTTCTGTCTCCGAACGGGCTTCATCCGGCCACAGCAATAACGTTACCTTGGGTGGCTATGCCAATACTCATTGGGATCGTCTTGGCTTAAGAATGGGCGCAACCTACACATGGGATAGATTAGCAACCCGTCGGAAAGTGCTTTACGCTGATTTTACCGATCAACAAAGCAGTCGCTATAATGGCGGCACCGTGCAGGCCTTTGCGGATATCGGCTATCGCTTTGACATTGGTCGGGTCATGGTCGAACCTTTTGGAAATGCCGCCTATATCAACCAGCATACCAATGCTTTCCGTGAATCAGGCGGCGCAGCGGCGCTCTCTGGCCATGCTTTAAGCAGCAATATGGCCTATGCGACTTTCGGTTCCCGACTGGCTTCCCGCGTAACGCTTGGGAAATCGACTGTCCTGACACCCAATGCCACAATCGGTTATCGCCATGCCTTCGGGACAATCACATCTTCCATCAAAGAAAATTTTCTTAATCAAACGGCGGACTTCAATGTTTCGGGTGTGCCTTTGGCTGAAAATTCGGCGATGGTCAGCGTCGGCCTACAAGCCCAAGTCAAAAATCGCCTACAGCTAGGCCTTAGCTATAGCGGCCAATATAGCGCGCATTATTCTTCAAGCGGCCTCAAAGGTAATATTTCATGGATCTTCTGA
- the rpmA gene encoding 50S ribosomal protein L27 yields the protein MAHKKAGGSSRNGRDSAGRRLGVKKFGGESVIGGNIIIRQRGTKVYAGRNVGMGKDHTLFATAEGRVVFHKGKLGRSYVSVDALPLAAE from the coding sequence ATGGCACATAAGAAAGCAGGCGGTTCATCGCGTAACGGCCGCGATTCAGCTGGTCGTCGCCTTGGTGTTAAAAAATTTGGTGGTGAAAGCGTTATTGGCGGTAACATTATTATTCGCCAGCGCGGTACCAAAGTTTACGCCGGTCGCAATGTAGGTATGGGCAAAGACCATACTTTATTTGCAACAGCCGAAGGCCGTGTCGTTTTCCATAAAGGAAAACTCGGACGCAGCTATGTCAGCGTCGATGCCTTGCCATTGGCAGCTGAATAA
- a CDS encoding MATE family efflux transporter, which yields MLLPKQATARLRLSFSRHKVIGAIALPAIVTNIATALFGLADIWAIGRLGDPQAQGGVEIGAKLLTTLCVLFNFLRSGTTALTAQAAGRQNTTQASHSAALSEAQWQEAGLRHPANIEASHETEQTLIRAVSLALGLGLLLLLFKTFIIPFGLSLMNASGGIREQAASYVCLRYWIVPLILANMALSAWLIGMRSMRLVLAIEVASNFFHISMDCLFVLLLKQGVNGVAHASIISEIFSTLLLLAAVTRYASPQLLCRLGFHRLTWQKETIYSLFSLNRDLFIRTLLLMTAIIFFTRMSVQQGAILLAANAIINQLFSLATLILDGYESSAQILCGEAAGAKDHTRFSQLMRATLFQAFLVATLLALIYGFSGSLLVKSFTTDSIVAQAAGNLSIWLVVLPLVGVSSYVMDGVFVGAGWSKAMMGSMAIALLLFMISLFFFKAWGNNGLWLSFSLFLFYRSSAQLILLPFMEKRQFYANKDLKH from the coding sequence ATGCTATTGCCGAAACAAGCCACTGCGCGCCTTCGCCTTTCCTTTTCCCGTCATAAAGTGATTGGAGCTATTGCGCTTCCCGCCATTGTCACCAATATCGCAACCGCTTTGTTTGGTCTGGCGGATATCTGGGCGATAGGCCGCTTGGGCGATCCTCAAGCGCAAGGCGGTGTCGAAATCGGGGCAAAATTATTAACCACCCTCTGTGTGCTTTTTAATTTTTTACGATCAGGAACAACCGCTTTGACGGCTCAAGCCGCCGGAAGACAGAATACAACCCAAGCCAGCCACAGCGCCGCTTTGTCAGAAGCACAATGGCAAGAAGCAGGGTTACGCCACCCCGCGAATATAGAAGCCAGCCATGAAACCGAACAAACGCTTATTCGAGCCGTTTCCCTTGCCTTAGGACTCGGACTTTTATTGCTACTTTTCAAAACTTTTATCATTCCCTTCGGGCTATCTTTAATGAATGCCTCTGGCGGGATTAGAGAGCAGGCCGCTTCCTATGTTTGTCTCCGTTACTGGATTGTGCCCCTCATCCTTGCCAATATGGCTTTAAGTGCATGGCTGATCGGGATGCGGTCAATGCGTCTGGTTCTGGCTATCGAGGTTGCCAGTAATTTTTTTCATATTTCAATGGATTGCCTCTTTGTCTTGTTGCTAAAGCAAGGGGTAAATGGGGTCGCCCATGCCTCGATTATCTCTGAAATCTTTTCAACTCTGTTGCTACTGGCGGCTGTCACCCGTTACGCTTCGCCTCAGCTATTATGTCGGCTGGGTTTTCATCGCCTGACTTGGCAAAAAGAAACCATCTACAGCTTGTTCAGCCTCAATCGCGATCTGTTCATACGCACTTTACTGTTAATGACGGCTATTATTTTCTTTACTCGGATGAGTGTCCAGCAAGGCGCTATCTTGCTTGCGGCCAATGCCATTATCAATCAACTTTTTTCGCTCGCAACGCTGATTTTGGATGGCTACGAAAGTTCGGCACAAATATTATGTGGTGAGGCCGCTGGCGCAAAAGATCACACGCGTTTCTCTCAATTAATGCGCGCTACTTTATTTCAGGCGTTTCTAGTCGCCACTTTATTAGCACTTATCTACGGATTTTCGGGTTCATTACTGGTCAAATCTTTCACGACAGATTCAATCGTTGCCCAAGCCGCCGGAAATTTATCTATTTGGTTGGTTGTTCTGCCCCTTGTTGGAGTCAGCTCCTATGTAATGGATGGCGTTTTTGTTGGTGCTGGATGGAGCAAAGCTATGATGGGTAGTATGGCTATTGCGCTTTTGCTCTTCATGATTAGCCTGTTTTTTTTCAAAGCTTGGGGAAATAATGGCTTATGGTTATCCTTTAGCCTCTTTCTCTTTTATCGCAGTAGTGCTCAACTTATTCTTTTACCATTCATGGAAAAAAGACAATTTTACGCTAATAAAGATTTAAAACATTAA